In Anopheles gambiae chromosome 2, idAnoGambNW_F1_1, whole genome shotgun sequence, a single window of DNA contains:
- the LOC5667036 gene encoding keratin-associated protein 19-2: MFKFVAVLSCLVAISLAMPAVEVSQPIASQESQDSPAVLVVAAEDDLAGAETAHHGYGGYGGYGGYGGGFGGYPYGGYGGGFGGGYGGGFGGFGGGYGGYGGYGHGHHHHHHG; the protein is encoded by the exons ATGTTTAAG TTCGTTGCCGTGTTGAGCTGCCTCGTGGCGATCAGTTTGGCCATGCCAGCTGTGGAGGTCTCGCAGCCGATTGCATCCCAAGAGTCCCAGGACAGTCCGGCCGTGCTGGTGGTAGCGGCGGAGGACGATCTGGCCGGTGCTGAGACGGCCCACCACGGATATGGCGGATACGGTGGATACGGAGGCTATGGCGGTGGCTTCGGAGGCTATCCTTACGGAGGATACGGAGGTGGCTTCGGCGGTGGCTACGGAGGTGGCTTCGGCGGATTCGGTGGAGGCTATGGCGGATACGGAGGATACGGACATggtcaccaccatcaccatcacggATAA
- the LOC3290280 gene encoding keratin-associated protein 19-2: MFKFVAVLSCLVAISLAMPAVEVSQPIASQESQDSPAVLVVAAEDDLAGAETAHHGYGGYGGYGGYGGGFGGYPYGGYGGGFGGGYGGGFGGFGGGYGGYGGYGHGHHHHHHG, translated from the exons ATGTTTAAG TTCGTTGCCGTGTTGAGCTGCCTCGTGGCGATCAGTTTGGCCATGCCAGCTGTGGAGGTCTCGCAGCCGATTGCATCCCAAGAGTCCCAGGACAGTCCGGCCGTGCTGGTGGTAGCGGCGGAGGACGATCTGGCCGGTGCTGAGACGGCCCACCACGGATATGGCGGATACGGTGGATACGGAGGCTATGGCGGTGGCTTCGGAGGCTATCCTTATGGAGGATACGGAGGTGGCTTCGGCGGTGGCTACGGAGGAGGCTTCGGCGGATTCGGTGGAGGCTATGGCGGATACGGAGGATACGGACATggtcaccaccatcaccatcacggATAA
- the LOC3290281 gene encoding toll-like receptor 13 isoform X2 translates to MLTCFNFLYFVNSFTVHYSTSEPIAEEVLHLSIARNELTLVPSPTLKKFQNVRLLSLSGNFFTEFSNDTAEHNRLPLLTKLRVLDMRNCSLRTLPEAFFRNVNLEYLFLSHNRITTLPAEIFYPLRSLLHLDLSNMDTRRTGEERIENPFMKLIAGVDLHQDIFFPLISLVFLDLSNTRLEYQAFIALRSVQWRVQYVSYCNIGLPAIVDYLFVSKKIAMLDISYNVGVAQSLHSASFTLLADSLEVLYFKDSMVQQLNWLVPLQRLRVLNLRGNILRMLQRESFANLTHLEQLDLSYNYISAWNQQILTTTTALQSVNLRNNSIVILTTDMLYDFSRLSAMGLGGNTIQCSCNYVKFLRNILHNRTDVAGAYTISAEPLIVGRRGSGTISNKLSLQHVQLFDYEESEYLCMNFTSNQKLDPLELQDCMIPEDELINSDIPEEGEDEPAHAKNHTLVYILVSVAVSFLILTGVGLFYYWFHIKYFFKIMKNSAVLSFFNDEKLYLDKSGLLKEADFHYDVFVSYSNADRSWVLDHLLPNMEGVSQINLCLHERDFEVGYGILENIISCMDRSRCLMLIVSESFLLSHWCQFEMHLAQHRLLETCRDELILVLLEDIPRRKCPKTLSYLLKTKTYIKWPTKSVHEQALFWKRLHKTLLTSKA, encoded by the exons ATGTTAACTTGCTTCAATTTCTTATATTTTGTCAATAGTTTTACAGTACATTACAGTACATCGGAACCCATTGCAGAG GAAGTGCTTCATCTATCGATCGCACGGAACGAGCTAACGCTTGTACCCTCACCAACGCTGAAAAAGTTCCAAAATGTGCGCCTCCTCTCGCTGAGTGGCAATTTCTTCACCGAATTCTCCAACGACACAG CCGAACACAACCGTTTGCCACTGCTGACCAAGCTGCGGGTGCTGGATATGCGCAACTGTAGCTTGCGCACACTGCCCGAAGCGTTCTTCCGCAATGTAAACCTCGAGTATCTGTTCCTGTCGCACAATCGCATCACAACACTGCCGGCGGAGATATTCTACCCGCTGCGCAGCCTGCTCCATCTCGACCTGTCCAACATGGATACGCGGCGCACGGGCGAGGAGCGGATCGAGAACCCGTTCATGAAGCTGATCGCGGGCGTCGACCTGCATCAGGATATCTTTTTCCCGCTCATCAGCCTGGTGTTTCTCGATCTGTCGAACACGCGGCTTGAGTATCAGGCGTTCATTGCGCTGCGCTCGGTGCAGTGGCGCGTCCAGTACGTCAGCTACTGCAACATTGGGCTGCCCGCGATCGTCGACTATCTGTTCGTGAGCAAAAAGATCGCAATGCTGGACATTTCGTACAACGTGGGGGTAGCGCAGTCGCTGCACTCGGCCAGCTTCACGCTGCTGGCCGACAGTCTGGAGGTGCTGTACTTCAAGGACTCGATGGTGCAGCAGCTGAACTGGCTGGTGCCGCTGCAGCGGCTGCGCGTGCTGAATCTGCGCGGGAACATACTGCGCATGCTGCAGCGGGAAAGTTTCGCCAATCTGACGCATCTGGAGCAGCTGGACCTGAGCTACAATTACATCTCGGCCTGGAATCAGCAGATCCTCACCACTACCACCGCACTGCAGAGTGTAAATTTGCGAAACAATAGCATCGTCATTCTAACGACGGACATGCTGTACGACTTCTCGCGCCTGTCGGCCATGGGCCTTGGTGGCAATACGATCCAGTGTTCGTGCAATTATGTAAAGTTTTTGCGCAACATTCTACACAACCGGACGGATGTGGCGGGAGCGTACACGATCTCGGCCGAGCCGCTCATCGTGGGCAGACGGGGGTCGGGTACGATCTCCAACAAGCTCTCGCTGCAGCACGTGCAGCTGTTCGACTACGAGGAGTCGGAGTATCTGTGCATGAACTTTACCAGCAATCAGAAGCTCGATCCGCTGGAGCTGCAGGACTGCATGATACCGGAGGATGAGCTGATCAATTCGGATATTCCGGAGGAGGGCGAGGATGAGCCAGCGCACGCGAAAAACCACACGCTGGTGTACATACTGGTCAGTGTGGCGGTCAGCTTCCTTATCCTTACCGGGGTTGGGCTGTTTTACTACTGGTTCCACATAAAGTACTTCTTCAAGATCATGAAAAACTCGGCCGTGCTTAGCTTCTTCAACGACGAGAAGCTGTACCTGGACAAGAGCGGGTTGCTGAAGGAGGCCGACTTCCATTACGATGTGTTTGTAAGCTACAGCAATGCGGATCGGTCCTGGGTGTTGGATCATCTGCTGCCGAACATGGAGGGAGTTAGTCAGATCAATCTTTGTCTGCATGAGCGTGACTTTGAG GTTGGGTATGGCATATTGGAGAACATAATATCGTGCATGGATCGGTCACGCTGTCTGATGCTGATCGTTTCGGAAAGCTTTCTGCTTAGCCACTGGTGTCAGTTCGAGATGCATCTCGCTCAGCATCG ATTGCTTGAAACATGCCGCGATGAGCTCATTCTCGTGCTGCTGGAAGACATCCCCAGGCGCAAGTGTCCGAAAACGCTTAGCTATCTGCTGAAGACGAAAACGTACATCAAATGGCCCACCAAGTCGGTGCACGAGCAGGCACTGTTTTGGAAGCGATTGCATAAAACTTTGCTAACATCGAAAGCAtag
- the LOC3290281 gene encoding toll-like receptor 13 isoform X1, with amino-acid sequence MSIRPMPRVPPLVAYQRFVRQVGSGIERMEIAEFYCRNVAVLLPVLLVLLLVVLPSANNRKARSVGSVAAAAAPPTDPSDCDLLGCGGIYECYGNGWVNYLPYRAGERYNIPLSAFHAGASTQQGQPECLLGTANNYLPWVTEDGRLTVRPGPHALDLSSLRLSDHGVQGLVQGVSALIPLEEVLHLSIARNELTLVPSPTLKKFQNVRLLSLSGNFFTEFSNDTAEHNRLPLLTKLRVLDMRNCSLRTLPEAFFRNVNLEYLFLSHNRITTLPAEIFYPLRSLLHLDLSNMDTRRTGEERIENPFMKLIAGVDLHQDIFFPLISLVFLDLSNTRLEYQAFIALRSVQWRVQYVSYCNIGLPAIVDYLFVSKKIAMLDISYNVGVAQSLHSASFTLLADSLEVLYFKDSMVQQLNWLVPLQRLRVLNLRGNILRMLQRESFANLTHLEQLDLSYNYISAWNQQILTTTTALQSVNLRNNSIVILTTDMLYDFSRLSAMGLGGNTIQCSCNYVKFLRNILHNRTDVAGAYTISAEPLIVGRRGSGTISNKLSLQHVQLFDYEESEYLCMNFTSNQKLDPLELQDCMIPEDELINSDIPEEGEDEPAHAKNHTLVYILVSVAVSFLILTGVGLFYYWFHIKYFFKIMKNSAVLSFFNDEKLYLDKSGLLKEADFHYDVFVSYSNADRSWVLDHLLPNMEGVSQINLCLHERDFEVGYGILENIISCMDRSRCLMLIVSESFLLSHWCQFEMHLAQHRLLETCRDELILVLLEDIPRRKCPKTLSYLLKTKTYIKWPTKSVHEQALFWKRLHKTLLTSKA; translated from the exons GCTTACCAACGGTTCGTCCGGCAGGTTGGTAGCGGTATCGAACGAATGGAAATAGCCGAGTTCTACTGCCGGAACGTTGCCGTACTGCTTCCGGTGCTtctagtgctgctgctggtggtgctgccgaGCGCCAACAATCGCAAGGCCCGTTCGGTGGGATCGgtagccgccgccgccgctccaCCCACCGACCCGTCCGACTGCGATCTGCTCGGGTGCGGCGGTATCTACGAGTGTTACGGCAATGGTTGGGTGAACTATCTGCCGTACCGGGCCGGCGAACGGTACAACATCCCGCTGAGCGCGTTCCACGCCGGGGCCAGCACGCAGCAGGGCCAGCCGGAGTGTCTGCTCGGCACGGCCAACAACTATCTGCCGTGGGTGACGGAGGACGGCCGGCTGACGGTACGGCCCGGACCGCATGCGCTCGATCTGTCCAGCCTGCGGCTGTCCGATCACGGTGTGCAGGGCTTGGTGCAGGGTGTCAGCGCACTGATACCACTTGAA GAAGTGCTTCATCTATCGATCGCACGGAACGAGCTAACGCTTGTACCCTCACCAACGCTGAAAAAGTTCCAAAATGTGCGCCTCCTCTCGCTGAGTGGCAATTTCTTCACCGAATTCTCCAACGACACAG CCGAACACAACCGTTTGCCACTGCTGACCAAGCTGCGGGTGCTGGATATGCGCAACTGTAGCTTGCGCACACTGCCCGAAGCGTTCTTCCGCAATGTAAACCTCGAGTATCTGTTCCTGTCGCACAATCGCATCACAACACTGCCGGCGGAGATATTCTACCCGCTGCGCAGCCTGCTCCATCTCGACCTGTCCAACATGGATACGCGGCGCACGGGCGAGGAGCGGATCGAGAACCCGTTCATGAAGCTGATCGCGGGCGTCGACCTGCATCAGGATATCTTTTTCCCGCTCATCAGCCTGGTGTTTCTCGATCTGTCGAACACGCGGCTTGAGTATCAGGCGTTCATTGCGCTGCGCTCGGTGCAGTGGCGCGTCCAGTACGTCAGCTACTGCAACATTGGGCTGCCCGCGATCGTCGACTATCTGTTCGTGAGCAAAAAGATCGCAATGCTGGACATTTCGTACAACGTGGGGGTAGCGCAGTCGCTGCACTCGGCCAGCTTCACGCTGCTGGCCGACAGTCTGGAGGTGCTGTACTTCAAGGACTCGATGGTGCAGCAGCTGAACTGGCTGGTGCCGCTGCAGCGGCTGCGCGTGCTGAATCTGCGCGGGAACATACTGCGCATGCTGCAGCGGGAAAGTTTCGCCAATCTGACGCATCTGGAGCAGCTGGACCTGAGCTACAATTACATCTCGGCCTGGAATCAGCAGATCCTCACCACTACCACCGCACTGCAGAGTGTAAATTTGCGAAACAATAGCATCGTCATTCTAACGACGGACATGCTGTACGACTTCTCGCGCCTGTCGGCCATGGGCCTTGGTGGCAATACGATCCAGTGTTCGTGCAATTATGTAAAGTTTTTGCGCAACATTCTACACAACCGGACGGATGTGGCGGGAGCGTACACGATCTCGGCCGAGCCGCTCATCGTGGGCAGACGGGGGTCGGGTACGATCTCCAACAAGCTCTCGCTGCAGCACGTGCAGCTGTTCGACTACGAGGAGTCGGAGTATCTGTGCATGAACTTTACCAGCAATCAGAAGCTCGATCCGCTGGAGCTGCAGGACTGCATGATACCGGAGGATGAGCTGATCAATTCGGATATTCCGGAGGAGGGCGAGGATGAGCCAGCGCACGCGAAAAACCACACGCTGGTGTACATACTGGTCAGTGTGGCGGTCAGCTTCCTTATCCTTACCGGGGTTGGGCTGTTTTACTACTGGTTCCACATAAAGTACTTCTTCAAGATCATGAAAAACTCGGCCGTGCTTAGCTTCTTCAACGACGAGAAGCTGTACCTGGACAAGAGCGGGTTGCTGAAGGAGGCCGACTTCCATTACGATGTGTTTGTAAGCTACAGCAATGCGGATCGGTCCTGGGTGTTGGATCATCTGCTGCCGAACATGGAGGGAGTTAGTCAGATCAATCTTTGTCTGCATGAGCGTGACTTTGAG GTTGGGTATGGCATATTGGAGAACATAATATCGTGCATGGATCGGTCACGCTGTCTGATGCTGATCGTTTCGGAAAGCTTTCTGCTTAGCCACTGGTGTCAGTTCGAGATGCATCTCGCTCAGCATCG ATTGCTTGAAACATGCCGCGATGAGCTCATTCTCGTGCTGCTGGAAGACATCCCCAGGCGCAAGTGTCCGAAAACGCTTAGCTATCTGCTGAAGACGAAAACGTACATCAAATGGCCCACCAAGTCGGTGCACGAGCAGGCACTGTTTTGGAAGCGATTGCATAAAACTTTGCTAACATCGAAAGCAtag